In the genome of Paenibacillus pabuli, the window AAATTGTGAAGGCACGTCCAAAATTATATATGTCCTACCTGTTTCTTGTTGCGCGTGAAATGCCTTATGGACAGATGGTGAAGCAGCTTGATGAACTGGAACACGTCATCCGGGTGCATCTGCAAGGTCAGCTTGAACCTGAGATTATCGGGTATTTGTTGCAAGTCGTTTGTGTGATGCGAGCCTACATGGCATATCTGAACAGAGATTTGGAGGGGCTGGCTCATTATTTGGTGTCCTACATTGAACAGGGATATCCCGACGATATTGCCTTTCAGTATATGGACTATGATCGGAGAGAAAGCATGCGTCTACGCAGCTTTCATGGCGTGAATGGCTACTTGAGGCGTGGGGAAGCTTGCTTCGCTAAGATTACAGAACGTTGGTATGCTGAACATGCCTATGTAACGTCGTACTATGGTGTCGGATATGGTGAAATTTTAATGGAACAGGATCGATTACCAGAAGCGGTATGTTATTCGGACCGAGCGCTTGAAGTGGCTTTACAGATCAAGGTAGCTGCGCTGCTCGTTCCTGCGTATGTACTCAAGGCCAGACTTGAACTTACACTGGGCAGACCGGAGGAAGGTATGAAGCTGCTTCAACAGGTTACGGGTTTATTATCTGTGAAGGATATGGATTACTGGCAGCCAGCACTGGAAGCCCATCAACACCGAATTTTACTTGAAATGAGTCCTGTGGAATCGGCCCAAACCATTCTGGTTAAGGCAGTAGGCGAAGATCGTATGGCCGCTGAGACCAGCTGTGATCAGATCTTCCATGCCATGGTCCGTATACGTGCGATGATCGTCCTTGAGCAGTATGATCTTGCGCGAGAGGAACTGGGACGAATTCGCAAGCAAACTGAAGAGCGTGACTGGCTAACTGAACAGGTAGAGTGTGCTCTGCTGGAGTCAATCATGCTGCAAAAACAAGGCATCTCCGATGCTAGTGTTGCAGCTTTATCGCGTGCTCTGGTGCTGGGGGGACCGGAAGGATATATCCGTTCATTCGTTGCTGAAGGTGAGCAGATGAAGCGACTGCTGCAGCAATATCTGTATCTTCTCCGTACGAAGGCGATACAGGATCAAGGTGTGAAAATGGCTTATGTGAAGCGATTATTATCGGCATTCGCAAGAGACAAACGGGCAAGGGGCCTCTCCTCTGTAGGGGAGGCAAACCCGGATACGAAGGAAGTGGGTCTAAGCCCGATGGAGCAAAAAATATTCGGTTATATCGCTGAGGGCCTTACAAGCAAACAGATTGCTGCCGAGTTTGGTATCTCACCTGGCACTGTTAATACACATATTCGCCGAGTGTTCGCAAAGCTGGGTGCGAGTAGTCGTACGCATGCTGTGCAAATTGCTGAGCAGCGGGGATTGTTATAATGTGATGAAACAATGTCTACTCTTTTGTAGACTGTTTTCGAACTAAGGTCTTTCCTACAATGAAGATAATCAATTAACGCTGACGAGCCTTTGCTGACATCAGGGTTATGTTCATGTGGGAGGTAACATAAAGAGATGTTAACACGTATATCCAAACGAAAAGTTCGTACAACAAATAAGATTCGTAGAGTTTCGCCTTATTGGGCAGCCCTTCTGTCTTTATCAGTCATTGCTGTTCCCGGAACAGTGAGTGCAGCTGCCGATGAAGTAAGCATTCGTGATTTGCAGCAGGCAGCACCGTGGGCCAGGCAAGCCATTGAAAGGGCTGCTGAGCAACAGATGATTCTGACGGATGAAGCAGGAAATTTCAACCCGGGTGCAACGTTGACAAGAGGTGACCTTGCTTACACCCTTGCACAACTACTGGATATGAACTTGCTGACGTCGGCTCCGCTTCCTAAT includes:
- a CDS encoding LuxR C-terminal-related transcriptional regulator, giving the protein MQQEHNTGLHGDWLQFMILTTKLELPPLPADTMDRPRLNVHLEELFQTKVTLLTAPAGSGKSTLLGSWVRSEAVHAACVCLDDKDQDPLQFWLYIIHALDRVREGLCGEVLPHFLQRYPIDPSSALILLLNRVALTSQHTLLILDDYHAVTRPEIHEQMQYFIENLPRSIHLILSSRTYPPFKLEKLRLRGELKQLTLQELAFTAEEGIEFCQEIMQLDIAGGDARGWVQQTEGWAAGLKLLALSHALGANSLVGPIHEISSSLTHEVQGQTGQRSISEYLLEEVFQRQSPEMQRFLLRTAITRRMNSGLCQVLSGMQEAPQLLRQLEKEHLFLIPLDREANWYRYHHLFSAFLKRELARYGTDQVNELHVLAAHWYEQQGYPAEALDHYILGQHMQDAARLLEELFAHFIMGEWWTLRRYFDVLPLEIVKARPKLYMSYLFLVAREMPYGQMVKQLDELEHVIRVHLQGQLEPEIIGYLLQVVCVMRAYMAYLNRDLEGLAHYLVSYIEQGYPDDIAFQYMDYDRRESMRLRSFHGVNGYLRRGEACFAKITERWYAEHAYVTSYYGVGYGEILMEQDRLPEAVCYSDRALEVALQIKVAALLVPAYVLKARLELTLGRPEEGMKLLQQVTGLLSVKDMDYWQPALEAHQHRILLEMSPVESAQTILVKAVGEDRMAAETSCDQIFHAMVRIRAMIVLEQYDLAREELGRIRKQTEERDWLTEQVECALLESIMLQKQGISDASVAALSRALVLGGPEGYIRSFVAEGEQMKRLLQQYLYLLRTKAIQDQGVKMAYVKRLLSAFARDKRARGLSSVGEANPDTKEVGLSPMEQKIFGYIAEGLTSKQIAAEFGISPGTVNTHIRRVFAKLGASSRTHAVQIAEQRGLL